A window of Malania oleifera isolate guangnan ecotype guangnan chromosome 5, ASM2987363v1, whole genome shotgun sequence contains these coding sequences:
- the LOC131156560 gene encoding uncharacterized protein LOC131156560, whose amino-acid sequence MTTLQKEEEEHPTSPPAVGWIGSIEEQYRKIKEHAETYPYVWASYIVVYGGFGLWTTYRWRKLRKTEDRVRALQERLRKLAEAEDSASSTASAGKALPSADKSPPTNESH is encoded by the exons ATGACTACTctgcaaaaagaagaagaagaacatcCAACAAGTCCTCCAGCTGTTGGATGGATAGGATCAATTGAAGAGCAGTATCGAAAAATCAAAGAGCATGCAGAAACTTATCCTTATGTATGGGCATCCTATATTGTTGTGTATGGTGGATTTGGTCTCTGGACTACATACAGATGGAGAAAGCTCAGGAAGACTGAGGATAGAGTTCGGGCCCTCCAAGAGAGACTACGAAAACTTGCTGAAGCTGAAGATTCGGCAAGCTCTACTGCATCTGCTGGCAAGGCACTGCCATCTGCTGATAAGAGCCCCCCAACTA ATGAGAGTCATTGA